A single window of Triplophysa rosa linkage group LG2, Trosa_1v2, whole genome shotgun sequence DNA harbors:
- the mpzl2b gene encoding myelin protein zero-like protein 2b, whose protein sequence is MNRVWIYLFSALCALASGVYQVEAMEVLTSSDVEAVNGTNVRLKCTFKSTHPLSEDKITVSWSFQSLGKTSEEWFFHHQGKAYPPTTGLFKDHAVWSGDVMKGDASITLQNVQFTFNGTFSCHVRNPPDIQSFAGKISFKVVQKVSFSEIGILAIAVGGSIGIILLILTIYVCVRLFRRKDNDMTFEMDEDRSKDRVL, encoded by the exons aTGAATCGAGTTTGGATTTACCTATTTTCTGCGCTATGCGCGCTTGCCTCAG GTGTATATCAGGTGGAGGCAATGGAGGTGCTTACATCCTCAGATGTGGAGGCAGTCAACGGAACAAATGTACggctaaaatgtacatttaaatctACCCATCCTCTGTCAGAAGATAAAATCACAGTATCTTGGAGCTTCCAGTCCCTGGGAAAGACATCAGAAGAATGG TTTTTTCACCACCAGGGAAAAGCATATCCCCCAACCACTGGCCTGTTTAAGGATCATGCTGTATGGTCTGGTGACGTAATGAAGGGTGACGCCTCCATCACGCTACAGAATGTGCAGTTCACTTTCAACGGAACATTCAGCTGTCATGTCCGAAATCCACCTGATATCCAAAGCTTTGCAGGCAAGATCAGTTTCAAAGTTGTCCAAAAAG TATCATTTTCTGAAATTGGAATTTTGGCTATAGCTGTGGGTGGATCCATTGGTATTATTCTCCTCATCCTTACCATCTATGTCTGTGTGCGGTTGTTCAGAAGAAAGGACAATGACATGACCTTTGAGATGGATGAGGACAGATCAAAGGACCGAGTGTTGTAA